CTACTTTTTCAGCAAATTCTGGTATTTGTTTTTTGCTTATATATACTAATCTCCACGGTTCTCTCATTCCATGATTCGGAGCATATGTTGCTAAATCGACTAGAGAAAATACTTTTTCTTCATCTACATACATTTCATAATCATAATTTTTAACACTGCGTCTCTCTGTAATTGCTTTTTTTAATTCCATTATTTACACTCCCAATTTCCATTGATAATTATTATCAATTATAGCATAAAAATAAGCTTAAATTCTAACGTTATAGAATTTAAGCTTATAGACTACTCCTGATACAATGCTAATTGTTCTTTAATTTCTTTAACGTGAATTTGCCCAGGCGCTGCTTCTTTACCTACAAATCCGTAAGTAAATTTAGAGCCAAACAAGCCCGCTGTAATTCTTGTCATTTTACCTAATTCACCCATAGAAATACCAATCACATCAATATCTAACTTATGGTACGCTCTGTTCATAGCGTTGAGCATTGATAGAAGATGCTTTTCATTTTCTGGCATTACGGCAAGCTTTCCGATGTCTGCCCCTAATTCTGCCATCTTTTCATAAGTGACAAACATTTCTTCTTCATCAGGTGTCGATTTAAAATCGTGATGAGAGATGATGATTTTAACTTCATTATTTTGAGCTCTCGTTATACAATTCATTAAATTATCTTCATAAGTATCTAATTGAATGTCTACATAATCTGCTTTTTTATTACAAATAATATCTTGCATTAATTTGTAGTATGTTTCATGATCAAAATCACCATACCCACCTTGTCCTTTAGAACGGTAAGTGAATAAGATTGGTGCTAATTGATATTCTGCTTTAAATTTTTCTAATATTTCATTAATGTTTTCAATTGAAGTGTTTTTTAATGAGTCCGCTCTAAATTCAACAATGTCTATTGAGTCTTTATTTGAAATGAGCTCTTCAACTGTTTTTTTAATATCATCTTCTGTTTCTAATGATATTGTCGCAACGATATACGGAAACGTTTTCTTTTGTTCATCAGTCATAGTCATTCCTCCAATGTTCTTCTATTTATATTTTACATGAGTAGAAGGAATTTTTCTATGAAACGATGTATGAATATAAAAGAAAAGCAATGATTTATTAAGATTACAGAAAATTATTTAACAATTAATACTGGTATATTCGCTCGTTTCGCAACTTTATGACTGACGCTACCTAAAACTAATTTATCAGTATCTTCTGCTTTTCTGTTACTCAGTACTACAACATCGAAATCCCCACTATTAGCTTTGTGCACTAATTCTGATTTAGGATTCCCTTTTGCAAATTGTAAATTATATTTGATGTTTTGTTCATTAAAATAATCAAAGACATGTTTCATTGATTCTTGGCGTCTTTCTTTAATATCATCTAAATGAACGCCCGTTCGCACAGAAGCTTTTAAATCTTTTTCGCTTACAACGTTTAAAAGT
This portion of the Mammaliicoccus vitulinus genome encodes:
- a CDS encoding universal stress protein, coding for MYKNILFGINTDMKNKKVLEQIAKLAGEGSEVTLLNVVSEKDLKASVRTGVHLDDIKERRQESMKHVFDYFNEQNIKYNLQFAKGNPKSELVHKANSGDFDVVVLSNRKAEDTDKLVLGSVSHKVAKRANIPVLIVK
- the aroD gene encoding type I 3-dehydroquinate dehydratase, with protein sequence MTDEQKKTFPYIVATISLETEDDIKKTVEELISNKDSIDIVEFRADSLKNTSIENINEILEKFKAEYQLAPILFTYRSKGQGGYGDFDHETYYKLMQDIICNKKADYVDIQLDTYEDNLMNCITRAQNNEVKIIISHHDFKSTPDEEEMFVTYEKMAELGADIGKLAVMPENEKHLLSMLNAMNRAYHKLDIDVIGISMGELGKMTRITAGLFGSKFTYGFVGKEAAPGQIHVKEIKEQLALYQE